In Juglans microcarpa x Juglans regia isolate MS1-56 chromosome 1S, Jm3101_v1.0, whole genome shotgun sequence, the genomic stretch TATTTCCTTCTCCTGATGGGTCCTCTACGGCATTGACAGTGCCTTGATTTTAGATAAGCAATCAAAGTGTATCTTAGAGATCCGGATAGAATATGTAAGAAGCTAAATAGCAGCCTGAGGTACGAACAACTAATGTCTACTCAATCTGCTTTTGAGTTTATACATAATCTATTTATGTGCATGTGGCTTATGATGTTTATTTGCTCCTCTCTTCCAAATTTGGCTGATTTCTTGTGAAAATATGGACTTCTATTCCTGAACGAAATAGCGAAATTATTAATCCGGTTCATTAGCGAAAATGTAACACAACTAATTGGCTTTGGCTCAATGGCTCCCAAGTATTTTCTGTACCTGTTTCTACAAAGAGCATTGGCATCCGTGGAGGTTTGGAGAACATATTAGTACTTGTAAGAAACTAAACAGCTCTGAATTGTTGCTTATACATTTTGCTTTACACATTTCCGAATGGATCATTTGTCCAAAGTTACATGAGCTTTGGCTTAAAAGCTTGAAGTCAAGTAATAGAATAAAATGGATAATGGTCAACAATCGAACTTGTTCTAAGATGATTGTATCTGGCAAGCAGGCTCCAAAAGAAGTATTTACATCAATTTTTCTGCTCCAAGCACTTCTCCCAGGTGATGCATATGTATCTGCAGTATACTATTTCTCTTTGTTTCTGGCTTCATaggttttttaaattttaaaagtcgTCAACCACATTAGAGAAAGTGCTTGGTTGTTGCCGGAATTCAGGCCGTTGAACTGGAACTTGATTCTTTCTAGAAATGTTGGACTTCGAGTCAATACGGATTGTCTGGCCTGAGTAGCAGTGACGAACCAGGATTCGGTGACTGTGTGTTTGGGTTGAGCAACTGCCACGAACTTTTACGACCAAGATCACTTCCTTGTCTCTGGTGTCTTCACTCCACCAGTTTTGTGGGATGCCATCAACAAACTCTTCTAGGGTAAGGACATCTCTGTGATTTATTGAGACCTCCACAAATTCTTCAGGTCTAATTACGCCAGCTGCTGGGGTTACCTAATCCAAACATGATACAAGAACAAACACTAATCAGAGGGAAGGAACAAAACCACTTGTGACAATGATCAATGGTGTTGAATCGTATAAGCCATATTTACTTAAAGAGGGGTACAAGAAAGAAATAgcagatataaaaaatacatgcaaATCTTTTAAGATCAAAAGGTTAATATGAAAACATGTACCTTATCCTAACCATTCTTCCATTGATGCATATTTTACAAGATGTGTCACAAGTGAGTATATGCATGCAGATAAATATCTAATGACAGCATCAGGGTCTGGGAAGAAGATAGAAAGTAAACACTACATTAACATGGTGAATCCTTCCAATTGTTGCAACCTTGTTGATAAAATCCTGTCCATTAGCATTGGATTTACTTAACATCTTTACAGCTACAAGTTGGCCACTTCGGAGCATTCCTTTAAATACAGTACCAAAGCCTCCTTCACCTAATTCTTCCTTGAAACTTTTGGTCATCTTACAACTTTATGTAAGATGCCCATTTTTATTGGCACGAGTTATTTTTACTGTAGAAATTCTTCAGCCGTGTCATACATTGATAAATGTCTCCTATGCCATTTATAAATCAAGAATGCAATCACGAATGGAGTCCAGAACATACTTTTTGCTGCAAGGTACAGTCCTatgaattgtattttttttagaaaagatatttgtaattgtgaattatGCAACCGCCGTGTAAtcgattttaaaaaagtgaataaaataagagatctatataaaaaaattaattttttaatagtagacctcactctttttcaaagtgaataCACGACGTTTATACacttgtatgtaaaattattcttttttttttttggggggggtgTTGTAAGGCCTTTGACGATTAACAATCTGGGGTTTTATTTAACTTGGCAGCTAAATTTTCTGGAATGCAGTGAAATTTCTATCCGGCCAAAAGGCATTAACACAATACCTCAAGCCATCGAGGAAAGCCAAAGCCACCTCTTGGGTGACAATCAGGTTCTTCTCCATCCTCCTTGAAATTCGTCTGACCTTCACAAATGATTTTGTATGTAGCCGTATCCTTGACACATTTGTTGGTGATTCGCAAAATGGAGGAATCATGGTGTTGAAGGACTATGCTGTTGGTGCTCACAATGGTTTCAGGAACATAACTTAATTCTTCAAGAATAGACTTGATTTTCTCATTAGATCTGAAAATTTTCCCAAACTCCTGTCTCTTTACAGATCTATCAGAATGAGCAATTCTAACATTGAATTTACACCGGACAGGTTTGTGATCACTGTCGGTCACATCCATGCATGCTTCATACCTGCCAAAAAGTCAAGTGTTACTACAAACAGACCAAAAAGATAAAAGCAAGCAATCCAACCAGAGAACATACTGTAAAATTGATGAGACCACAGGGCACTCTAAACTGCAATCAGACACTGAAGCCGACCGATTGTCACGGTATATTACCCGGTCACACCAGGCAGGAATGCGCTTCTTCTCACCGGAATCATATCCTGTAAGGAACACAGTGCCggttaaaaattaatacttcATGAAAACCCAAGAAGACCGGAAAAGTCCATTCAAAGCAATGTCAATCAGCACTACTCCAATGATATCTAGACAGAGTACTGatctatttcaaattttgcatCTGAAAAAAAAGCCTAGGCTCATGTATCCAATCCTCAAACCAAGTACCACGTATAATTGATGCAGAAACTCACAAAATTCTTTCTACTTCGTACCTGCTAAACCTGCTTGGTGCCTCTCAAACTTGTATGTTGGAGGGAATCTTATGAGTGCCTCTCGCATTCCCTGGAAAACTCTCCCAGCTTTCATCTCTTCCCTCAGCTGATCCTTTTCTCTGAGCCAATCAAAGCATCTTTGCGACACAAAGTCCCTTGCCTCATCATAAGATATACCAAAAAGGCGGTAATTAAAGTCCCCTAGAAATACAACCACATCTGCTTGAGATAACTCAGGCTTTGGTTCTTCAGAGTTGCCACTCCCAATCTACGAAAGCAAAAGCCTTTTTACTGTTAGACAATGAaggtgaaaataaaagtgataaaaaggCAAGAGAATGTCAATTAGAAGACCGGCATACATTTGTATTCCGAGGCATATGAGCAGCAGTTGAAACACCAGCTGCACCAGTGAGGACCACCAGTAAGCCAGAAGGATAAAGCTGCCAAAATAGATATATGGAGCACACAAGAGAGCACTAAAAAACAGGTATGGAAGCATACCAGATGCATTATTAAGCAGATTAGATGACCGGCTGAAGACCATATTTCGATATATGTGATCAAAATCAGCATTGCGACGATTGACAGCTTCCAGATGTGCGGCCAAGTGGCAGTTTACAAAGCACATTATCCGGTCATATACTCTGATTCTCACACCTACACCTCCCTGTTTGGACAATTGCAGCCAAGCCAATGTTATTAAATTGAAAGCACATTAATAGTGCTATTTTATAGAAGAGATAATTGACACTGAAACTTAAAAATGGGAACTTAGTTGCACCACGTCAAAGTTTATCAATCTAAGCAAGCATAGGATGGTCATTCATGGAGAAAAATGTAATCAgccatttcttttttgaaacAGAACGCGCAAGCTCATTCTGAACTAAACCCTTGACCTCATTCCAAATAGAATGGCACACATGAAGTTATACATACAAACCTTGTTACCAATTGCTCGACCAAAGCCACATGGAACTGCTGCAACATCAAAGTCCCCGACATATGGTCTAAGATTCTTTTTCACCCTAATTGAACAGCATTAAGTCATTATATAGGAAAGGAATCAGTACAGGACAGAACCCCAAGGACATTCAGAGGGCTGGGTAGGAGGATGCCTCGTCAAAGAAAAGGGAAGTTAAAATACAAATCTAATCTCATGAAATTACATCCTAAATATCCAAAATGTTAGCATCGTAATTACTTACCAAAGAGAAATAAGCAAGCCTGCTAGCTGCCTAGAACCCATTCGCTCAAAAGTCGTTGCTTCATCTAAGGCCTTACCAATCGTGTCCAACCACCATTGCCCTACAGCACTACCTTCCAGTCCTACCTACATTTGAAAGATTAGCAACAAGGAAATGAATATATACCTCTGGTATACATTATACACACAGGAATCACAATGAAGTCAACAGGATCTTACAGTTTCTTTCGCTGCAGACATTGCAAGAAAACCAGCACCCATATCTACTTCTTGCAACCCTATAACTACGATGCCTACATCGGATACAACAGAACCCAACCATGACATAAGTGAATCATGAGAGGCTCTTCCTTGACCAACATTCCACGTGCCAACTAAGATTCTGACATTATCTCGTTTGGTATATTTCAGCTCTTTTGCTGCCAATTCTGTTCGTATTATGTTGTCAAGAGGCCCTGGAGATGTCACGGTCCATCCACGTATACCACCATGAGTAGCCAAGCTGAAAACATAATCAATTCCAACTGCCAAGTCTATCACAGGACCGTTGTGAGCAACCCATCCTGCAATTAGATTTCCCTCAAGATCCAATACTTGGACAACACCTGTCACATAGCCTACATAAATTTGTGTCCCGGAAGTACAAAAGCATTGGACAGAACAAGGGTGGTGATTAAATTCTTGCAGTCGATTTCCATTCCCATCCCACTGCACAAGTAAACCACTTGTACTCCCACTCCAAATCATTCCATCAGCTGCTAGCACTAGTGCTTCTGTTTTCTTACCATCTTCTACAAATGCCCCTGTCCCCTTCGCAACTCGACGAACAGCATCTGCAGCTCCCATTATAGCATTACGTGACCGTTGCAAAAAGCTACTACTCTGGGATTTCTCCTTTTTTGATGGggaaacaaattttattttcatctcatcttctaCTATTTGATCTTGCTGCACTGATGGCATGTCAACTCTATTCTCTGTCTGACCATCTACATTAAATACTTTTAGAAGCTCCCTTGTACGAGCATCCCTGAGGTAACACCAACTCTTGATATGCTTGGGATGTAATTTGTGATATCATAAGAATTTCTTgacaagtaataaataattttgaaatgatatatttttccCATAAGatcaattcaaaactttgaaaaagtgaagttccactttcttttttttatccatgCAATCACCCCACTGAAAATTTTACAGGGTTTAAAAAAGCACAGAATTACTGTATAAATTTCTATactttcaaataattatagCGATATGAAGAATCCAATGAGCATGCTACTGTAAAAGAGGCACATACCACAACGAGAAGGATAGGAGAGTAGCACACCAAACTTTAGCTCTAACATGATCGGATAACAAAAACTTTACATCTTGAGAAGATAAACTACAGGCACCATTAACAGTGACTTGGCTTCTCAAGTCAATAAATGACCTCTCAGTAAGTAAAGCAGCCATATGTTTTTCCTCTGGTTTTAGAGAAAGAGATTTTTCAAGGGATTCCCATGGCCAGATCTTGATAAAACCGCCTTCAGAACCTGACCACAGATCACCTGGATCAAAAGCAACATGAATGATTAAAAACTGCGAGGGTGAATAATTAGAAGCATTAGCGCAACGACCACTTCGTATTTTAGCattctttaataaattataatctcTATTAGCACTGGAGCATCAGCATGATAATGTCATATAGAGATCACTTATCATGATTGTCCACGAAAAAGGAAAGGTGCAAACTATCAGCAAACAAAAAAACTAGGTGAACCTGCTAGCATAGTAAGAAACATTAAAATTTTGCGAGGAGATGGCCTCCATTGGCAATGATCCATAGATCCTCTCTAGTCTCTACTAGATCGAAAAAACAGAGAACACTTCGTTCAAATCATAATGTCAGCACTTCATATCATGGTTGGAAACTTTGACTGCACTGctccctcaaaaaaaaaaaaaaaaaaaaccaaagagagATGTCGTCTGATGTTAATGAAGCTCACCGTGAGATGTCAAAACCATTGAAAAAACAGGACCACGGTGCGCCTGCCACGAAAGGCCTTCCTTGAATGGCACATCATCCAAAGGCTGATCCATCTTCCAGGACCTAATCTTCCCGTCCTTATGCCCACTCCAAATCAACCTATTCCCACTATCGACTATCAAACACAGGGTTGGGGACGTGTTCACAGACTCATGAAACGGTGCCGCATCCTCATCACCCCTCCTCACCCTCCCACCAAACCCACCAAGCCCGCACCCGGGACCATACGTGTTCTCGAATTCCCACACTCTCACTCCACTCTCTTGCCCTGCCCACAACTGCGTTTCCGTGCACGCGATGTTTCTCAAGAACTTGCCCACCTGAGTCTCTCTCAACGGGTGAGGCCTCGGCTCGAGGCATGGCGGGCGGCCAGGATGGACCGGTGCACGAGTCGGGACCTTAAATATTCCACTTGCGCCGCCGCTCCCGATGAACTCCGGTAATGGTTGCAACTGCCGGTAGTCATCTGGAGCAGCCTCCATGCAGAGGTTCTGGTCTGGCCTCTCACCAGTTGGAgaagtggtggtggtggtggatgaGGAGGAGTAAATGAAGAAGTCCTCTTCGGAAGAGTCATAGTTGGGGCCCTGGCGGTGCTCTAAGCTTTTGGGGATTTGAACTTCTTCGAGGCTGTGCTTGCGGACATGGGCGTGACGTTTATGAGAAGAGGTGGCACGGAGTTGTTGGCTATGAGACTGGATCTTTCGGGGCGGCGGGACAGCACTTAACCCAGCCAAGGCCTCCCTCTCGTCGTCTTCAATAAGCCTGTTATTGTGTTTATCATCCATATTTACTCAATCTTAAAACACAAGCTTCAAAAGAAGAATGGATTCACCATAAcccagaaagaaagaaagaaagaaagaaaatgagagagagagagagagagagagagagaatgtgaaGAACAAGATAGTTGCAGAGGTGGAAGAGAAAGGGAGACAGAGAGATGGGGAGAGAAAGAGTCTAAAGAGAGATCCGAGAGAGGGGGAGAGTTGCACAGAAGAGCGGGAAGTAAGGCGAGGCGTTATGGGGGCTTTACGGACAGGAACATTTCATTCCAGAATGTTTCGGTTGGCAGCTTCGTCTGAGAGTCCATTTCATTTCACCGTTATTTGAACGTACCCTCCCGAGTCCCCCCCTCATATTTTTCTCtgcacttttttatatttaattttggaaaaaaataattattttataaaaaaaaggattatatatattttttaaatcaacgcaacttaatataatataatatattaattataaaattattttattataaaataaatctgaattcaattcaattcaagttATAATCTTCTTTATACTCCCAATTCAGCTTCTTACTTTCTAGTAAAAATTctcgtttgtattcaaaatttatttcaattcatctcaactcatctcatttcatcattataattttttaaattttcacacaaaatataataaacaattcaattttttcaaaacttaaaacaactttttcaaattccaacctaaaatataataaataattcaacttttattctactattcacaaaccatctcaacttatctctaaatccaaaccactcaaATCATATCAGCTTACAGAAATGCTTTGGGTCCTGAATTCGGGACCCAAATAGTATCTCgaatgagtttttatttttattttttttacttagtgattaagaaagtattttttaatgatgtttagaattttttaaaaatatttatgatgattaaaaaaaatacatgaaaaaaaagaaaagagaatgaaaaattgaaatgtaCTATCCAGTGAGTCTATTCCGGACACAATTTCGGTGACTGTAGCACCGTTCTTTCACCTTACATGCTCTAAATTCTCAAAGCAGAAAGCAAATGAATAAttctatagagagagagagagagagagagagagagagagagagagaagtaacCATGAAGCCCACTTAAAAGTGATCAACTAACTTGTTTGTACAAAGTAGTACCCAACTACCCAACTACTAACCAGAAACATgttcatcatttcatgatggTGCTAAGGATGGATCAACTTACAATAccataatatttatgttttcttttactGCCATAATAATTTAATGTTCTAGGCTTATTCGATCTGTATGCATGGCATTGGCAATTCAGACCACTCAAGAATCTGaacaaatcaaatatatttGCATGTACGCAGCATGCATTATTAGC encodes the following:
- the LOC121247803 gene encoding type I inositol polyphosphate 5-phosphatase 12-like isoform X1 → MDDKHNNRLIEDDEREALAGLSAVPPPRKIQSHSQQLRATSSHKRHAHVRKHSLEEVQIPKSLEHRQGPNYDSSEEDFFIYSSSSTTTTTSPTGERPDQNLCMEAAPDDYRQLQPLPEFIGSGGASGIFKVPTRAPVHPGRPPCLEPRPHPLRETQVGKFLRNIACTETQLWAGQESGVRVWEFENTYGPGCGLGGFGGRVRRGDEDAAPFHESVNTSPTLCLIVDSGNRLIWSGHKDGKIRSWKMDQPLDDVPFKEGLSWQAHRGPVFSMVLTSHGDLWSGSEGGFIKIWPWESLEKSLSLKPEEKHMAALLTERSFIDLRSQVTVNGACSLSSQDVKFLLSDHVRAKVWCATLLSFSLWDARTRELLKVFNVDGQTENRVDMPSVQQDQIVEDEMKIKFVSPSKKEKSQSSSFLQRSRNAIMGAADAVRRVAKGTGAFVEDGKKTEALVLAADGMIWSGSTSGLLVQWDGNGNRLQEFNHHPCSVQCFCTSGTQIYVGYVTGVVQVLDLEGNLIAGWVAHNGPVIDLAVGIDYVFSLATHGGIRGWTVTSPGPLDNIIRTELAAKELKYTKRDNVRILVGTWNVGQGRASHDSLMSWLGSVVSDVGIVVIGLQEVDMGAGFLAMSAAKETVGLEGSAVGQWWLDTIGKALDEATTFERMGSRQLAGLLISLWVKKNLRPYVGDFDVAAVPCGFGRAIGNKGGVGVRIRVYDRIMCFVNCHLAAHLEAVNRRNADFDHIYRNMVFSRSSNLLNNASAGVSTAAHMPRNTNIGSGNSEEPKPELSQADVVVFLGDFNYRLFGISYDEARDFVSQRCFDWLREKDQLREEMKAGRVFQGMREALIRFPPTYKFERHQAGLAGYDSGEKKRIPAWCDRVIYRDNRSASVSDCSLECPVVSSILQYEACMDVTDSDHKPVRCKFNVRIAHSDRSVKRQEFGKIFRSNEKIKSILEELSYVPETIVSTNSIVLQHHDSSILRITNKCVKDTATYKIICEGQTNFKEDGEEPDCHPRGGFGFPRWLEVTPAAGVIRPEEFVEVSINHRDVLTLEEFVDGIPQNWWSEDTRDKEVILVVKVRGSCSTQTHSHRILVRHCYSGQTIRIDSKSNISRKNQVPVQRPEFRQQPSTFSNVVDDF
- the LOC121247803 gene encoding type I inositol polyphosphate 5-phosphatase 12-like isoform X3 → MDHCQWRPSPRKILMFLTMLAGDLWSGSEGGFIKIWPWESLEKSLSLKPEEKHMAALLTERSFIDLRSQVTVNGACSLSSQDVKFLLSDHVRAKVWCATLLSFSLWDARTRELLKVFNVDGQTENRVDMPSVQQDQIVEDEMKIKFVSPSKKEKSQSSSFLQRSRNAIMGAADAVRRVAKGTGAFVEDGKKTEALVLAADGMIWSGSTSGLLVQWDGNGNRLQEFNHHPCSVQCFCTSGTQIYVGYVTGVVQVLDLEGNLIAGWVAHNGPVIDLAVGIDYVFSLATHGGIRGWTVTSPGPLDNIIRTELAAKELKYTKRDNVRILVGTWNVGQGRASHDSLMSWLGSVVSDVGIVVIGLQEVDMGAGFLAMSAAKETVGLEGSAVGQWWLDTIGKALDEATTFERMGSRQLAGLLISLWVKKNLRPYVGDFDVAAVPCGFGRAIGNKGGVGVRIRVYDRIMCFVNCHLAAHLEAVNRRNADFDHIYRNMVFSRSSNLLNNASAGVSTAAHMPRNTNIGSGNSEEPKPELSQADVVVFLGDFNYRLFGISYDEARDFVSQRCFDWLREKDQLREEMKAGRVFQGMREALIRFPPTYKFERHQAGLAGYDSGEKKRIPAWCDRVIYRDNRSASVSDCSLECPVVSSILQYEACMDVTDSDHKPVRCKFNVRIAHSDRSVKRQEFGKIFRSNEKIKSILEELSYVPETIVSTNSIVLQHHDSSILRITNKCVKDTATYKIICEGQTNFKEDGEEPDCHPRGGFGFPRWLEVTPAAGVIRPEEFVEVSINHRDVLTLEEFVDGIPQNWWSEDTRDKEVILVVKVRGSCSTQTHSHRILVRHCYSGQTIRIDSKSNISRKNQVPVQRPEFRQQPSTFSNVVDDF
- the LOC121247803 gene encoding type I inositol polyphosphate 5-phosphatase 12-like isoform X2, which encodes MDDKHNNRLIEDDEREALAGLSAVPPPRKIQSHSQQLRATSSHKRHAHVRKHSLEEVQIPKSLEHRQGPNYDSSEEDFFIYSSSSTTTTTSPTGERPDQNLCMEAAPDDYRQLQPLPEFIGSGGASGIFKVPTRAPVHPGRPPCLEPRPHPLRETQVGKFLRNIACTETQLWAGQESGVRVWEFENTYGPGCGLGGFGGRVRRGDEDAAPFHESVNTSPTLCLIVDSGNRLIWSGHKDGKIRSWKMDQPLDDVPFKEGLSWQAHRGPVFSMVLTSHGDLWSGSEGGFIKIWPWESLEKSLSLKPEEKHMAALLTERSFIDLRSQVTVNGACSLSSQDVKFLLSDHVRAKVWCATLLSFSLWDARTRELLKVFNVDGQTENRVDMPSVQQDQIVEDEMKIKFVSPSKKEKSQSSSFLQRSRNAIMGAADAVRRVAKGTGAFVEDGKKTEALVLAADGMIWSGSTSGLLVQWDGNGNRLQEFNHHPCSVQCFCTSGTQIYVGYVTGVVQVLDLEGNLIAGWVAHNGPVIDLAVGIDYVFSLATHGGIRGWTVTSPGPLDNIIRTELAAKELKYTKRDNVRILVGTWNVGQGRASHDSLMSWLGSVVSDVGIVVIGLQEVDMGAGFLAMSAAKETVGLEGSAVGQWWLDTIGKALDEATTFERMGSRQLAGLLISLWVKKNLRPYVGDFDVAAVPCGFGRAIGNKGGVGVRIRVYDRIMCFVNCHLAAHLEAVNRRNADFDHIYRNMVFSRSSNLLNNASAGVSTAAHMPRNTNIGSGNSEEPKPELSQADVVVFLGDFNYRLFGISYDEARDFVSQRCFDWLREKDQLREEMKAGRVFQGMREALIRFPPTYKFERHQAGLAGYDSGEKKRIPAWCDRVIYRDNRSASVSDCSLECPVVSSILQYEACMDVTDSDHKPVRCKFNVRIAHSDRSVKRQEFGKIFRSNEKIKSILEELSYVPETIVSTNSIVLQHHDSSILRITNKCVKDTATYKIICEGQTNFKEDGEEPDCHPRGGFGFPRWLETLMLSLDIYLHAYTHL